One segment of Plasmodium vivax chromosome 14, whole genome shotgun sequence DNA contains the following:
- a CDS encoding hypothetical protein, conserved (encoded by transcript PVX_122810A), protein MMLAKLLARLAVFSLTCWLQRTHALQKECDFNFNVKLLSNIYDKYNGKHIEEPEGSTDYCTNLESLNSLKAFWQLKLKSLCTEETSILDKQVFNNICSKTYKVPHVTLSGLEVGKDVVNIEFFCAHFLYSNNKEVIKCVRHNVLKNYLDSYHIAFDLSVSQELLKQSNHVDEVLNLKNIDGLALTKRIIDDSVCRIHSSVHTFMNKHDFELFKALVGLCTKLGFHNHFIITDNIHPLTTPLFNEIPYSLNSLNFNIQNSTMYYTNYEYFVYNVKLADIDHILGSYMSPSALAVSKNNSYVTWIGLNKDNTLYKKKFAELYSLLDNNKYIDRIVQCYSKYTSKYYGSSIKYFLRYIPENKRDVMQNNPKIFIYIINGICKNIPSIHKCVEKIIFLDGIYDLYFKNFMVNFIYYNAACIFNCNPVDLGKIINDEQVWDILVNYFSNAFLVNYKKTKTTSIAASNLNKGADKTDESASPETYNELAKSYYTNFDYDYIHSGKWKKEINLEDEEAILKPSDEAVEFEFYNYTFQTLDLSSYTFFILKSQMEEDNVCKISSFIEANGKKYVHVNKYIADFFSKNNKRVLSHSGGKKGSSGGGHGSGHGSGHGSGHGSGHGSGHGSGNGDGHDGGDEGYDSTDGGEHDGGDKGYDSTEGYDGGEEHDEHDEHGEHGEHDEHGEHDEHDEHSDAAEGGEGEHVNTFNMFDDFLGDDKESNSFMDLFQNNQMFNKNHNLFDNLYHGEDEEEEGEMFADKEEEPLDIEKHKVSTSMGDVYPLKTEYTLKELQHVHDIHPGFSELDEEIRHHFFRSKMFEKEISFTVKDIPTKIENYYKYYYEIKKKLKTFDKYDEEHYKMLLKKSKEDPDAFSKIDIEFSCTRMGKWPIRGTTGRWLSDVLCETKLVPQLVYNYEYAEKHPQKKNKNEIDPNLYTLKENTRLIGIEFEDQEPYRCAISYLGDENKKTHLPVSATLLVHVAVGFCTLHGFKIIWLADSAFDIHTNVYLRYTSILEQGHTYYEQSNFEIYGQTRLIAQLEYIASGMNIENNLITSGTFKNRYNLISYPGADLQFLLVMSKKVKETIYNLKFDCHSWAYKGCSEYYPLMKKNKKIATDEHYNTITLNGKYSKKELEEMYECAFMHDKTFHELNKIFPKECTFGSRIGDCHRQVRKHIPCYNEQSCKYLIYIYENFYKPQNHVNLLNEHFIKVSENLTKMSRPYYLQSILALEHDIQIKKSKKMNTQYEDIVLFILKNSIFYISWVTSSEYWKRAVYVQDSNTSFAAINQVEDYKNKEMICPVAYGHEFIGHMLVQYMKFPNDL, encoded by the coding sequence ATGATGCTCGCCAAGTTGCTAGCGCGGCTAGCGGTGTTTAGCCTTACTTGCTGGCTCCAGAGGACACACGCCCTGCAGAAAGAGTGCGACTTTAATTTCAACGTCAAGTTGttatcaaatatatatgacaAGTACAATGGGAAGCACATAGAAGAACCCGAGGGGAGCACAGACTACTGTACCAATTTGGAGAGTTTAAACTCGCTCAAAGCCTTCTGGcaattaaaattgaaatcCCTATGCACAGAAGAAACGTCCATTTTGGATAAGCAAGTATTTAACAATATTTGCAGCAAAACGTACAAAGTGCCCCATGTAACGTTGAGCGGGTTAGAAGTAGGCAAGGATGTTGTTAATATCgaatttttttgcgcccacTTCTTATATAGTAACAACAAAGAGGTTATAAAATGTGTACGACATAACGTTTTGAAGAATTACCTAGATTCCTATCACATAGCTTTTGATTTATCCGTTTCGCAAGAGTTGCTAAAGCAGTCGAACCATGTGGATGaagttttaaatttaaaaaacatagaCGGATTGGCTCTCACCAAAAGGATAATAGACGATTCTGTGTGCAGGATACATTCCAGTGTACATACCTTTATGAATAAGCACGACTTTGAGTTGTTCAAAGCGTTAGTAGGTTTATGTACGAAGCTCGGTTTCCACAATCATTTTATCATAACGGATAACATCCACCCGTTGACTACTCCCCTATTTAATGAAATACCCTACAGTTTAAATTCTCTCAATTTTAACATACAAAATAGTACCATGTACTATACAAATTACGAATACTTTGTGTATAATGTTAAGCTGGCCGATATAGACCACATCCTCGGTTCGTATATGTCCCCATCTGCCCTGGCCgtaagcaaaaataattcgTACGTAACGTGGATAGGTCTCAACAAAGACAACACTttgtataagaaaaaattcgcTGAATTGTATAGCCTCCTAGATAACAATAAGTACATCGATAGGATTGTTCAGTGCTATAGTAAGTACACGTCCAAGTACTATGGAAGtagtataaaatattttttacgatATATTccggaaaataaaagagatGTGATGCAAAATAATccgaaaatttttatttacattattaatGGCATATGTAAGAACATCCCGTCCATTCACAAATGTGttgagaaaattattttccttgaTGGAATATACGATTTGTACTTTAAAAACTTTATGgtcaattttatatactacAATGCCGCCTGCATCTTTAATTGCAATCCGGTGGACTTGGGAAAAATTATCAACGATGAACAGGTGTGGGACATCCTTGTAAACTATTTTTCAAACGCATTTTTAGTGAATTATAAGAAGACAAAGACTACCAGCATCGCGGCTTCTAATCTCAACAAAGGTGCCGACAAGACGGACGAATCTGCATCACCAGAAACGTATAACGAACTGGCCAAATCGTACTACACCAATTTTGACTACGATTATATTCATAGCGGTAAGTGGAAGAAGGAAATCAATTtggaggatgaagaagctaTTTTGAAGCCGTCAGATGAAGCCGTCGAATTTGAATTTTACAATTACACCTTCCAGACGCTGGACCTGAGCAGCTAcaccttcttcattttgaagagccaaatggaggaggacaatgtgtgcaaaatttcGTCCTTCATTGAGGCCAACGGGAAGAAGTACGTCCACGTGAACAAGTACATTGCCGACTTTTTCAGTAAGAACAACAAGCGGGTCCTCTCCCACTCGGGGGGCAAGAAGGGCTCCTCTGGCGGTGGGCATGGTAGCGGGCATGGTAGTGGGCACGGCAGCGGGCATGGTAGTGGTCATGGTAGTGGTCATGGTAGCGGGAATGGTGATGGGCACGACGGGGGCGACGAAGGATATGACAGCACGGATGGGGGAGAGCACGACGGGGGAGACAAAGGATACGACAGCACAGAGGGGTATGACGGCGGAGAGGAACACGACGAACATGATGAACACGGCGAGCATGGCGAACACGACGAACATGGCGAACATGATGAGCACGACGAGCACAGCGACGCCGCTGAAGGCGGAGAGGGCGAGCACGTGAACACCTTCAACATGTTTGACGACTTCCTGGGAGACGACAAAGAAAGCAACAGCTTCATGGACCTGTTCCAAAACAACCAGATGTTCAACAAAAACCACAACCTGTTTGACAACCTCTACCACGGAgaggacgaagaggaagaaggcgAGATGTTTGCCGATAAGGAGGAAGAGCCGTTAGACATTGAGAAGCACAAGGTCTCCACCTCCATGGGAGATGTGTACCCTCTAAAAACGGAGTACACACTGAAAGAGTTGCAACACGTACATGACATTCACCCAGGATTCAGTGAACTAGATGAAGAAATAAGacaccatttttttagaaGCAAAATgttcgaaaaggaaatttccTTTACAGTCAAGGATATCCCAACAAAGATCGAAAATTATTACAAGTATTattatgaaattaaaaagaagttAAAAACGTTCGACAAATATGATGAGGAACATTATAAGATGCTACTTAAAAAGTCGAAAGAAGACCCAGAtgctttttcaaaaatagaTATAGAATTTTCCTGCACGAGGATGGGAAAGTGGCCAATTCGTGGAACCACAGGTAGATGGCTATCCGACGTTTTATGCGAAACCAAGTTGGTTCCCCAGCTGGTATACAATTATGAATATGCAGAAAAGCACCCccagaagaagaacaaaaacgaaattgaccCCAATTTGTATAccttaaaagaaaacacgAGATTAATTGGTATCGAATTTGAAGACCAAGAACCGTACAGATGTGCCATTAGTTACCTGGGggatgaaaacaaaaagacgCATTTACCAGTATCTGCAACTTTATTGGTACACGTAGCTGTGGGGTTCTGTACACTACACGGTTTTAAAAtcatttggctagctgatTCTGCCTTTGATATACACACCAATGTGTATCTAAGATATACCTCCATCCTGGAACAAGGACATACCTACTACGAACAGagcaattttgaaatttacGGACAAACGAGACTTATAGCGCAGTTGGAATATATCGCCTCTGGAATGAACATAGAAAATAATCTGATCACTTCTGGTACTTTTAAAAACAGGTACAATTTGATTAGCTACCCAGGGGCAGACTTGCAATTCTTGCTCGTCATGTCTAAGAAGGTTAAAGAGActatttacaatttaaaatttgatTGCCATAGCTGGGCGTACAAAGGATGCTCAGAATATTACCCcttgatgaagaagaataaaaaaatcgccaCAGATGAACATTACAATACAATTACGCTGAATGGAAAATATTCCAAAAAGGAATTAGAAGAAATGTATGAATGTGCATTTATGCATGATAAAACTTTCCACGAgttgaataaaatattcccTAAAGAATGTACCTTCGGCTCCAGGATAGGTGATTGCCATAGGCAAGTTAGAAAGCATATCCCCTGCTACAATGAACAGtcatgtaaatatttaatttatatttatgaaaatttttacaagcCACAGAACCATGTCAATTTGCTTAATGAGCATTTTATAAAGGTGTCCGAAAATTTAACCAAAATGTCTAGGCCATACTACTTACAGTCCATTTTGGCACTCGAACATGATATACAAATtaagaagagcaaaaaaatgaacacgcAGTATGAAGACATTGTGctgttcattttgaagaactccatattttacatttcctGGGTTACCTCCAGTGAGTACTGGAAGAGGGCGGTGTACGTGCAGGACTCGAACACGTCCTTCGCGGCGATCAATCAGGTGGAGGACTACAAAAACAAGGAGATGATTTGCCCCGTTGCCTACGGGCATGAGTTCATAGGCCACATGCTCGTGCAGTACATGAAGTTTCCGAACGATTTGTGA
- a CDS encoding ATP-dependent Clp protease adaptor protein ClpS containing protein (encoded by transcript PVX_122815A; Apicoplast targeted protein. Curated by Stuart Ralph, Walter and Eliza Hall Institute of Medical Research, Australia.) yields MCDFQKAFFFALLCIFLCKRSTHSCSKRFATRQWKFISASGTVGDRSIAGRCVFKAPKLKGRKNFIQAQDNSNLEKIKKLRNVVKEIKKDNIKEFYSEERQKREKETTAWKVILYNDDIHNFTYVTDMIVKVIGQISKAKAHTITVEAHSTGQALILSTWRSQAERYCEELQKNGLTVSIIHESQLKEKKKGPDAGP; encoded by the exons aagctttttttttcgcgttactctgtatttttttatgtaagaGGAGTACCCATTCGTGCAGCAAAAGATTCGCCACCCGACAGTGGAAGTTCATTAGTGCATCTGGCACAGTTGGGGATCGTAGCATCGCGGGCAGATGTGTCTTTAAGGCCCCCAAg CtgaagggaaggaaaaattttattcagGCCCAGGATAACTCCAACttggagaaaataaagaaactCAG AAACGTCGTAAAGGAAATCAAAAAAGACAACATAAAGGAGTTCTACAGCGAAGAGAGACAGAAGAGAGAAAAGGAGACCACCGCGTGGAAGGTCATCCTGTACAACGACGACATTCACAA TTTCACCTACGTAACGGACATGATCGTAAAGGTAATTGGGCAGATAAGCAAAGCAAAGGCGCACACCATCACGGTAGAGGCCCACAGCACAGGTCAGGCTCTCATTTTGTCAACTTGGAGATCGCAAGCGGAGAGATACTGTGAAG AACTGCAGAAAAACGGCCTTACCGTTTCGATCATTCATGAGAGtcagctgaaggagaagaagaaaggcCCCGACGCGGGCCCGTAA